Proteins from a single region of Primulina tabacum isolate GXHZ01 chromosome 5, ASM2559414v2, whole genome shotgun sequence:
- the LOC142544751 gene encoding abscisic acid receptor PYL4-like: MNFHEYKPTTQSQYHHYILHNLDIENPSMKMPAELPKSYLLLDGIKETPTTAAACKLTYRHPSASQVPDHELQHHSQAVGPNQCCSAVSQLISAPVSTVWSVVRRFDNPQAYKHFIKGCHVVVGDGDVGTLREIHVISGLPAVSSTERLEILDDERHVISFSVVGGDHRLANYRSVTTLHAAENGGCTVVVESYVVDVPLGNTKEETCFFVDTIVKCNLQSLANTAEASARRNASP; encoded by the coding sequence ATGAATTTTCATGAATATAAACCAACTACCCAATCCCAGTATCATCACTATATTTTACACAACTTGGATATTGAAAACCCTTCCATGAAAATGCCTGCCGAGCTGCCAAAATCATACCTTTTACTCGACGGAATCAAAGAAACCCCGACCACCGCAGCCGCCTGTAAACTAACCTACCGCCACCCCTCTGCATCTCAAGTCCCGGACCACGAGTTACAGCACCACAGCCAAGCCGTAGGCCCGAACCAGTGCTGCTCCGCCGTCTCTCAGCTCATCTCCGCTCCGGTCTCCACGGTATGGTCCGTCGTCCGCCGCTTCGACAACCCACAAGCCTACAAGCACTTCATCAAGGGCTGCCACGTCGTCGTCGGGGACGGCGACGTCGGCACCCTCCGAGAGATCCACGTCATATCCGGGCTCCCCGCCGTGAGCAGCACCGAGCGTTTAGAGATCTTGGACGACGAGCGGCACGTCATCAGCTTCAGCGTCGTCGGTGGGGACCACCGCCTGGCGAACTACCGCTCCGTCACCACGCTTCATGCGGCGGAGAACGGCGGCTGCACGGTGGTGGTGGAGTCGTACGTCGTGGACGTGCCGCTAGGTAACACCAAAGAAGAAACCTGTTTTTTTGTTGACACCATTGTGAAATGCAATCTTCAGTCCTTGGCGAATACTGCGGAGGCTTCAG